The Halostella salina nucleotide sequence TGGGCAGAGCGTCGCCATGCTCGCCGTGGCCGCACTCTGCGTGTTCTACGGGCTCGTCCCGGGCGCGCTGTTCTCACTGCTTCCCTTCGACGTGACCGACGGCGCGGTCGTCGCCCACGTCTACAAGACCTACACCGTCGGCCACGTCGTCGAGGGGGTCGCGCTCGCCGTCGCCGGGCTGGTCGGGTTCTACGCGGCGAAGAAGCCGCTGTCGAAGCTCGGCCGCGTCCCCGACATCGACGCGCTGTACGGACCGCTGTCGTTCTACGGCACGCGCGGCCTCGTCCGCGGCGTCACGGAGACGTACGCCGCGGTCGACCGGGCCGCCGTCGCCGCGGCGAACGCCGCGATGGCCACCGCGCGGGACCCCCGGCGGCTCACCCGTCGTCTCCCCGGCGGCACCGCGGAACTCGGGTTCGGCGAGGACACCGAGCACGTCCCGATGGACACGACCGTCGGCACCAGCGTCCTCATCCTCACCGTCGTCGTCGCGCTGGCGCTGGTCGTCCTGTTCGCGTAGGCGACCGCGCCGCGTTCGGCGGCGTTTATACCCCTGCGGCCACCACGGACTACCATGTTCGACGACTCCGGGGAGGGTGACGAGGACCCGCTCGGGATGGAGGAAGGCCCGCCGCCCGAGGAGGAACTGGGTCCCGACGTCCCCGCCGTCGAGGGGCCGGACGACCCCTCGGTCGATATTCCATCGGTGGACGCCGACTCGGACGACGTGCCCGGCGACCTGAAAGCCATGTTCTGGACGCTCGTGTTGCTGGCCAACGGTGCCGTGTTGGCGGTCAGCCTCGGCCTCATGTTCATCGGGTTCCGCGGGAACTGGGACCTGGGCGGCCGGCTCGTCATCGCGGGCGGGCTGATCGTGGTCCTCGGCTGGCGGGTCCACCAGCGCTACGAGCGCCGCGACTGATACGATCGGTTGCCTGCCATGGCCGACCGTCACCGGCCTCCGGAAACGGGTTCAACCGGCCGTCCGACGACGCGCCGTCGATTTGTTTCATGCGTTTCACACGTCGGGATTATCTTATATAGGAGGAAGGACTGGTCGGCGGTATGGGAGGTCGCGTGGTCAGGTCGACACCGTGCCCTGACCAGCGGCGTCACGACAGTACATATGGCAAGCGCAACGACCAGTGACGGGACGGAGACGGGAAGCGGAGCGTCCGAAACCGGGGAGCCCCTCTCGAAGACGGAGATATTCGACGTGCTGCGGAACCAGCGGCGGCGGTTCGTCCTGCAGTACCTGAAGCGAAACGAGACGCCCGTCGAACTGGGCGATCTGGCGACACAGGTCGCCGCCTGGGAGTACGACACCACGACCGACGGGGTGACCTCCGCACAGCGCAAGCGGGTGTACACGACCCTCCAGCAGACCCACCTTCCGAAGATGGACCAGGTGGGGATCGTCGCGTACGACGCCGACGAGGGCACCATCGAGCGCACCGACGCCACCGCCGAACTCACGGTGTATCTGGAGATCGTTCCCGGCAACGAGTTCGCGTGGCGGGAGCTGTACCTCTCGCTGGGCGCGGTCAGCTGTGCGCTGGTCGCCGCGCTCTGGGGTGACGTGTACCCCCTGACGGCCGTCTCGGACCTGGCCTGGGCGACGGTCATCTCCGTCGTGGTGACCGTCGCGGCGGTCGCCCACCTCTACCACGAGCGGCACATGCGGCTCGGCGAGCAGGAGGCCCCGCCGGAACTCGACTACGATGCGGACGAGTAGCACCGCCGGCACACATCCAGTATCTTTTTCCGGGCGGTCGAGTACCCCCAATATGGATCAGTTACGGCGGTCGCTGCTGGACGCCCCGATCATCGAGAAGGACGGGTACCACTACTTCGTACACCCCATCAGCGACGGGGTTCCGATGCTCGAACCGGGACTGCTCCGCGAGATCGTCATCAAGCTCATCCGGAAGGCGGACCTGGAGGACGTCGACAAGATCGTCACGCCGGCCGCGATGGGCATTCACATCAGCACCGCCGTCTCGCTGATGACCGACATCCCGCTCGTGGTCATCCGGAAGCGCCAGTACGGCCTCGACGGCGAGGTCGCGCTGTTCCAGGAGACCGGGTACTCCGAGTCCGAGATGTACATCAACGACGTCGACGAGGGCGACCGCGTGCTCGTCCTCGACGACGTGCTCTCGACCGGCGGCACGCTCAAGGCGATCCTCGGGTCGCTGGAGGACATCGGCGCGGACGTCTGTGACACCGTCGCCGTCATCAAGAAGGCCGGCCCGAACGAACTCGACGACACGGCCTACGACGTGAAGACGCTGATCAACGTCGACGTGCAGGACGGCGACGTCGTCATCGTCGACGAGAACGGCGACGGGTAGGCGGCGGCAAGGCCGCGTCCGACGGTAGCTGTTTCCGGGCGTTCAGGTGTCGGCAAGCCCACAGCCGTGCGTGGCACTTACCTGCCTCACGGTGGTAGTACGGGCGATGACATCGGTACTGTTCGTCGTCAGTGAGCAGGGGTACTGGGGAGAGGAGTGCGCGACGCCGTTCCGCGAACTCGCCGACAGAAACGTCGACATCGACGTGGCGACGCCCAGCGGCAACAAGCCGGTCGTCGACGACCGCTCGGTCGACCCCGACGAGGTCGGCGAGGAGACGGTCGACGCGGTGATGGAGGTCCACCGTGACGACCGGATGATCAACCCGAAGCCGATAGCGACCGCGAACGCCGACCTGTACGACGCGGTCGTGTTCCCCGGCGGTCACGGCACCGAGTGGGACGTGAACCAGGACCGCCACGCCCGCGCGCTGCTCCGCGAGACCGTCGCCGGCGACGACGGCGTCGCGCTGGTCGTCTGCCACGCCGTCGGCATCCTCGCCTTCACGCGCGACGAGGACGGCGAGTTCCTCGTCGACGGCCGCGACGTGACCGGCTTCCCGAACGCGTGGGAGGAGGGGATCGTCGACGAGCACGACAACATGCCCGACGGCCGAAAGCTGCCATACTGGGTCGAGGACGAGGTGAAAGCCGCCGGCGCGAACTGGGACGCCGAACTCGACGCCGACGAGAGCGTCACGACCGACGGCGACCTGATCACCGCTCGCGGTCCCGGCTCGTCGGACGCCGCCGCGACCGCGCTGATCGAGCGCCTCGGCGTGACCGCGGACTGACAGCGACCGCCGCGACGAGCGGCCAATCACGCCGACAGGACCGACCTGACGAGTTTCGCCTCGGCCTTCCGGAGATGTTCAGCCGCGGTGCTGGGGGCGCAGTCCAGCGCGTCGGCGACGGCTTCCTGCCCCGCCGTCCGCGGGACCTCGTAGTAGCCGAGCGCCAGCCCGGCCGCGACGGCCTCGTGCTGGCGGTCGCTGAGCCGCGTCTCGGCCAGCATCGGGATCCCGCCGAGGCCGCCGACCGACTCGACGGTTAGTTCGACGGGTGACGGCACCGCCTCCAGCATCGCCTGGACCACGTCGCTCGGGCCGAACATCGACAGCGTGGCGCTGCCGTCGGCGCGGTACACCACCGGCGGCACGACGACGACTTCCGCGTACGTGAGCGGCGCGAACAGCTCGCGCGACGCCTCGGTCAGTTCGTCCCGGATATACGCGTAGAAGCCGCCGTCGCCGGCCGGCTCCAGTTCGTAGGCGACGACCGGATCGACGGCCCCGACGGCGTTGTCGAAAGCGTCCACGTCGCCCTCGACGTAGTGGAGGATCCCGAGCGTATCCCCGGTGAAGTTCCAGTTCATCGCCGTCGCGCGCTCGACGAACGGCGCGTTCGCGAGCAGGCCGTACATCGGGTGGACCTCGGCCTCGCGGCCGTCCGCCGTCATCGTCACCCGGACGTGTTGCATACCGGCGGCACCCCGCCGACTAACTTAAAACCCCCGAGCGATTCCGGCAGCAGCTGTTCGGCGGTGCGTCGCCTACGGCCCTGTATGGTTCGAACGTTGCTCACCGGCGCGACCGGAACGCTCGGCCGGGGGCTGCGCCCGCGACTGCGTGAACTGGGGCATACTGTCCGCGCGGCGAGCCGGTCGCCGCCGGACGACGCCGACGGCGACTGGGTGACACTCGACCTGGCCACGAGCGAGGGAATCGACGCGGCGGTCGCGGACGCCGACGTCGTCGTTCACGCGGCGACCGCGCCGCGGGGCGATTCCGAAGCAGTCGACGTCACGGGGACCGAACGCCTGCTCGACGCCGCCGCCGACGCGGGTGTGTCGAACTTCCTCTACGTCTCCATCGTCGGGATCGACGAGATACCGTACTCGTACTACGAACACAAGCTGGCGGCAGAGCGCGCTGTCGAATCGAGCGACGTGCCCGCGACCGTTCTCCGCGCGACGCAGTTCCACTCGTTCCTCGACGGCGTCCTCGGAGCCGTCTCGCGGCTCCCGGTCTGGCCGCTGCCGACCCGGATGCAGCTCCAGCCGGTCGCCGTCGACGAGGTGGCGGAGGCGGTCGCGGAGCACGCGACGCCCCACGCGGGCGGGCGCGTGCCACCCATCGGCGGTCCCGAGGTGCGAACGCTCGGCGAGCTAGCGCGGGCGTACCGCGATGCGAGAGGGCTCCGGCGACCGGTCGTCCGCCTGCCTCTCCCCGGTGCCGTCGCTTCCGGCTTCCGCGCCGGCGACGCGACGTGTCC carries:
- a CDS encoding DUF7322 domain-containing protein; this translates as MFDDSGEGDEDPLGMEEGPPPEEELGPDVPAVEGPDDPSVDIPSVDADSDDVPGDLKAMFWTLVLLANGAVLAVSLGLMFIGFRGNWDLGGRLVIAGGLIVVLGWRVHQRYERRD
- a CDS encoding DUF7344 domain-containing protein, translated to MASATTSDGTETGSGASETGEPLSKTEIFDVLRNQRRRFVLQYLKRNETPVELGDLATQVAAWEYDTTTDGVTSAQRKRVYTTLQQTHLPKMDQVGIVAYDADEGTIERTDATAELTVYLEIVPGNEFAWRELYLSLGAVSCALVAALWGDVYPLTAVSDLAWATVISVVVTVAAVAHLYHERHMRLGEQEAPPELDYDADE
- a CDS encoding SDR family oxidoreductase, translating into MVRTLLTGATGTLGRGLRPRLRELGHTVRAASRSPPDDADGDWVTLDLATSEGIDAAVADADVVVHAATAPRGDSEAVDVTGTERLLDAAADAGVSNFLYVSIVGIDEIPYSYYEHKLAAERAVESSDVPATVLRATQFHSFLDGVLGAVSRLPVWPLPTRMQLQPVAVDEVAEAVAEHATPHAGGRVPPIGGPEVRTLGELARAYRDARGLRRPVVRLPLPGAVASGFRAGDATCPDRAVGTTTWEAWLADRYGDAPESVDATGATP
- the hpt gene encoding hypoxanthine/guanine phosphoribosyltransferase, with the protein product MDQLRRSLLDAPIIEKDGYHYFVHPISDGVPMLEPGLLREIVIKLIRKADLEDVDKIVTPAAMGIHISTAVSLMTDIPLVVIRKRQYGLDGEVALFQETGYSESEMYINDVDEGDRVLVLDDVLSTGGTLKAILGSLEDIGADVCDTVAVIKKAGPNELDDTAYDVKTLINVDVQDGDVVIVDENGDG
- a CDS encoding helix-turn-helix domain-containing protein; the protein is MQHVRVTMTADGREAEVHPMYGLLANAPFVERATAMNWNFTGDTLGILHYVEGDVDAFDNAVGAVDPVVAYELEPAGDGGFYAYIRDELTEASRELFAPLTYAEVVVVPPVVYRADGSATLSMFGPSDVVQAMLEAVPSPVELTVESVGGLGGIPMLAETRLSDRQHEAVAAGLALGYYEVPRTAGQEAVADALDCAPSTAAEHLRKAEAKLVRSVLSA
- a CDS encoding type 1 glutamine amidotransferase domain-containing protein → MTSVLFVVSEQGYWGEECATPFRELADRNVDIDVATPSGNKPVVDDRSVDPDEVGEETVDAVMEVHRDDRMINPKPIATANADLYDAVVFPGGHGTEWDVNQDRHARALLRETVAGDDGVALVVCHAVGILAFTRDEDGEFLVDGRDVTGFPNAWEEGIVDEHDNMPDGRKLPYWVEDEVKAAGANWDAELDADESVTTDGDLITARGPGSSDAAATALIERLGVTAD